Proteins from a genomic interval of Pelodiscus sinensis isolate JC-2024 unplaced genomic scaffold, ASM4963464v1 ctg37, whole genome shotgun sequence:
- the LOC142824039 gene encoding uncharacterized protein LOC142824039: MSQPSEGSQPSTAPHDQPGGSREPARGRTRRAPAWSSAEIVDLIEVWGEASNVHDLRTSHRNAAVYGRMAASLAARGHQRSREQVRCKIKDLRQSYSRACLPGADPEACPHFHALDRLLGAHAVPAPRDVIDPGAEGPLLDTEEEQEGSESQEPAASLPRTRDPRGTPQSRSPASSEAGEASTSAAPGTAGRTTPPAAAARARASRTARNQEDYQRRHLRFLDRQLRLQDHWVQEDLRLRQRSLEALEEQGRALRGHLQSLLDRFPFPPPPAPPLAPPLAPPSTGRFHH, encoded by the exons atgagccagccatccgagggctcccagccctccactgctccccacgaccagcctggcggctcccgggagcctgcccgggggcgcacaaggcgggcgcccgcctggtcaagtgcggagatcgtggacctcatcgaggtttggggggaagcctcaaatgtccacgatctccgcactagccaccggaacgcggccgtctatggacgcatggctgccagcctggccgccaggggccaccagcgcagccgggagcaggtgcgctgcaagattaaagacttgcggcagtcctactcccgggcctgcctgccaggggctgacccggaggcctgcccccacttccatgccctggaccgcctcctgggggctcatgccgtccctgccccccgggacgtgattgaccccggggcagagggaccgctcctggacaccgaggaggagcaagagggctctgagagccaggagcctgctgccagccttcccaggacccgggacccccgaggcaccccacagagccgctcgcctgcatcatcagaggccggggaggcgtccacct ctgcagcaccggggactgcagggcgcaccacaccgcctgcagcagccgcccgcgcccgggcaagcaggacagccaggaaccaggaggactaccagaggcggcatctccggttcctggaccgacagctccgtctccaggaccactgggtccaggaggacctcaggctgcgccagaggagtctggaggccctggaggagcagggccgtgccctgcgaggccacctccagagcctgctagaccgctttccatttcctcctccccctgctccccctcttgctccccctcttgctcctcct AGCACTGGCAGGTTCCATCATTAA